A stretch of Amycolatopsis balhimycina FH 1894 DNA encodes these proteins:
- a CDS encoding integrase core domain-containing protein produces MRIPSRCPRANGYAERFVLTARTELTDRMLIVSERHLRAAVAEYVRYYNGRRPHRSRGLRPPRPTPAVADLSSQRIKRQQVLGGLINEYERAA; encoded by the coding sequence GTGCGGATTCCTTCGCGTTGCCCGCGGGCGAACGGCTACGCCGAGCGGTTTGTGCTCACAGCCAGAACCGAGCTCACCGATCGCATGTTGATCGTGAGCGAGCGGCATCTGCGCGCCGCGGTCGCCGAGTACGTCCGGTACTACAACGGTCGACGGCCGCATCGTTCCCGCGGGCTTCGCCCACCACGGCCGACCCCCGCCGTGGCAGACCTCAGCTCGCAGCGGATCAAACGACAGCAGGTACTCGGAGGCTTGATCAACGAATACGAACGGGCAGCGTAA
- a CDS encoding tyrosine-type recombinase/integrase codes for MSHTFRRLIEKADLPPVRFHDLRHGAATLSLAAGNDLKTVQALLGHASIVLTADTYTSVLPSLAQACAEATASLVRRAGYDRGRKICRSGARSTRQGRRRAVGHGPRFIRAGGTLGGTHNGPSADPQINKAHRQRP; via the coding sequence GTGTCGCACACGTTCCGACGGCTGATCGAGAAGGCTGATCTGCCACCGGTGCGGTTCCACGACCTGCGCCACGGCGCGGCGACGCTGTCCCTGGCCGCGGGCAACGATCTGAAGACCGTACAGGCACTGTTGGGTCACGCCAGCATCGTCCTGACGGCCGACACGTACACCAGCGTGCTCCCATCGCTGGCTCAGGCCTGCGCGGAGGCGACCGCGAGCTTGGTCCGCCGCGCCGGCTACGACCGGGGACGGAAGATCTGCAGGTCAGGCGCTAGGTCTACCCGGCAAGGGCGACGCCGAGCCGTCGGACATGGTCCGCGCTTCATCCGTGCCGGCGGGACTCTGGGTGGGACCCACAACGGCCCCAGCGCGGACCCACAGATCAACAAAGCCCACCGACAGCGACCCTGA
- a CDS encoding DUF6461 domain-containing protein, whose protein sequence is MTGDDFDWLSTSTLGEAACVTMVKTTDVDAVVRDFGGVTSEARTVPFAATGNDLDQAYTVAVCRQGEYVVAIETNGFQGTRPEVLRRVSQLGETVSAFWNIEALTRFSYAVDGRIKTAFEAGADSWKDGEDPDCLTPLAADIDWAASHWRTGLLLLAARLTGQPFTEDWLDGDALVAPIAEHLEDVHPVTPGFEPLEYQHPVLAAALRRADNEPLLTVAHAAVDEVLASAGLTEVPDSGTEFDELVRMARYEAGYAPDADRLRLLALDAVRTLRTAPNPLTAAFKTIYAAILAKQLDRHDPAPLLAGFLDLLGNPPAPSGADGARAGTGGPLQRHAWITEHWLGLAASITYARSTPLDTVAAAFGGIEFGAGPVSLTDTEQVALRREDDWTIAIAFNRSPFAHQIVEALRPHTTVLNVGWETRGNKLAYFAQPGHDVVVIRPGQGAVPAPLASYTTSLPAPAGNATPWLLALGEAVTGITFTPEGLDAQHTLLRLG, encoded by the coding sequence GTGACCGGGGATGATTTCGACTGGCTGTCGACGAGCACGCTGGGTGAAGCCGCCTGTGTGACCATGGTGAAGACGACGGACGTGGACGCCGTGGTGCGAGACTTCGGCGGGGTGACAAGCGAGGCCCGGACCGTCCCGTTCGCGGCGACAGGGAACGACCTCGACCAGGCGTACACGGTTGCCGTGTGCCGACAGGGCGAGTACGTCGTCGCGATCGAAACCAACGGCTTCCAGGGCACGCGACCCGAGGTCCTGCGCCGGGTGTCGCAGCTCGGGGAAACGGTGAGCGCCTTCTGGAACATCGAGGCACTGACCAGGTTCAGCTACGCCGTTGACGGCCGCATCAAGACGGCGTTCGAAGCAGGCGCCGACTCGTGGAAGGACGGCGAGGACCCCGATTGCCTGACGCCGCTGGCCGCGGACATCGACTGGGCGGCGAGCCATTGGCGGACGGGGCTGCTCCTGCTCGCCGCGCGGCTGACCGGGCAACCGTTCACCGAAGACTGGCTGGACGGCGACGCCCTCGTCGCACCGATCGCCGAACACCTCGAGGACGTGCACCCGGTGACGCCCGGGTTCGAGCCGCTGGAGTACCAGCACCCGGTACTCGCCGCCGCGCTGCGCCGTGCCGACAACGAGCCGCTGCTGACAGTCGCCCATGCCGCCGTCGACGAAGTTCTCGCCTCCGCCGGGCTGACCGAGGTACCCGACAGCGGAACCGAGTTCGACGAACTGGTCCGGATGGCCCGCTACGAGGCCGGCTACGCACCGGACGCCGACCGCCTCCGGCTCCTCGCCCTGGACGCCGTACGCACGCTGCGCACCGCACCGAACCCGCTCACCGCCGCATTCAAGACGATCTACGCGGCGATACTCGCCAAGCAACTGGACCGCCACGATCCGGCACCGCTGCTCGCCGGTTTCCTGGACCTACTGGGAAACCCACCGGCACCGTCCGGCGCGGACGGCGCCCGCGCCGGCACCGGCGGCCCGCTGCAACGCCACGCGTGGATCACCGAGCACTGGCTCGGCCTCGCAGCCTCCATCACCTACGCCCGCAGCACCCCACTCGACACCGTCGCGGCGGCGTTCGGCGGCATCGAGTTCGGTGCAGGACCGGTGTCCCTCACCGACACCGAACAGGTCGCACTGCGACGCGAGGACGACTGGACAATCGCGATCGCGTTCAACCGCAGCCCGTTCGCGCACCAGATCGTCGAGGCTCTTCGGCCGCACACCACAGTGCTCAACGTCGGCTGGGAGACGCGCGGCAACAAGCTGGCCTACTTTGCCCAACCTGGCCACGACGTCGTCGTGATCCGGCCGGGCCAAGGTGCCGTCCCGGCACCCCTGGCTTCCTACACCACGTCGCTCCCGGCACCGGCGGGCAACGCCACTCCGTGGCTGCTCGCGCTGGGCGAAGCCGTCACCGGCATCACTTTCACCCCAGAAGGACTCGATGCGCAACACACACTTCTCCGCCTTGGATGA
- the tnpC gene encoding IS66 family transposase: MQAGDGRPSYDELAALVVRQAAVIEELRVEVAALRAENAELRRQLGQNSRNSSKPPSSDSPFVKPAPKSLRRRSGRKPGGQSGHPGSTLAQVTDPHERVRHEPGPCSGCGADLAFAAEVGVERRQVFDLPPITVRVTEHQLIARRCECGTTTCGAAPAGVTAPVQYGPRITAIVLYLYVGQFLSKKRTATALAELFGTPISQGTVAAMTARAADGLTDFLTRLRDLIAAAAVAGFDETGLRVAGTLHWVHCARTEKYTLITCHPKRGRAGIDDAGVLGRFRGVAVHDAWAPYDTYLDADHQLCCAHALRELQAVTETVPPESPWCWATQVADALVAMQHLVAEAIAAGADAVDADALTIQIRRYRSAAQVGITQTADRVDALACKHNALARRLINRQDDYLRFTTDWRIPADNNGSERDIRMIKLRQKISGCLRTLAGAGQFCAIRSYLSTAAKHGHHFFDTLVTLAEGNPWLPAIP, translated from the coding sequence GTGCAGGCCGGGGATGGGCGTCCGTCGTATGACGAGCTTGCCGCCCTGGTGGTGCGGCAGGCGGCGGTGATCGAGGAGTTGCGGGTTGAGGTCGCTGCTTTGCGGGCCGAGAACGCTGAACTCCGGCGGCAGTTGGGGCAGAACAGCCGGAACTCGTCGAAGCCACCGTCATCGGATTCGCCGTTTGTGAAGCCGGCGCCGAAGTCGTTGCGGCGCAGGAGCGGCCGCAAGCCGGGCGGGCAGTCCGGGCATCCGGGGTCGACGCTGGCGCAGGTCACCGATCCGCATGAGCGAGTGCGGCATGAGCCCGGTCCTTGTTCCGGTTGTGGTGCGGATCTGGCCTTCGCGGCGGAGGTCGGGGTGGAGCGGCGGCAGGTGTTCGATCTGCCGCCGATCACGGTGCGGGTGACCGAGCACCAGCTCATCGCGCGCCGCTGTGAGTGTGGGACCACCACCTGCGGCGCAGCGCCGGCTGGGGTGACGGCGCCGGTGCAGTACGGGCCGCGGATCACCGCGATCGTCCTCTATCTGTATGTCGGGCAGTTCCTGTCGAAGAAACGCACCGCGACCGCGTTGGCTGAGCTGTTCGGTACCCCGATCTCGCAGGGCACGGTGGCAGCGATGACCGCACGCGCCGCCGACGGGTTGACCGACTTCCTGACCCGTCTGCGTGACCTGATTGCAGCGGCCGCAGTGGCCGGGTTCGACGAGACCGGGCTTCGCGTCGCCGGGACGCTGCACTGGGTGCACTGCGCCCGCACTGAGAAGTACACCCTGATCACGTGTCACCCCAAACGCGGCCGCGCGGGTATCGACGACGCCGGTGTGCTCGGTCGGTTCCGTGGGGTCGCCGTGCACGACGCGTGGGCACCGTATGACACCTACCTCGATGCCGACCATCAACTCTGCTGTGCCCACGCGCTGCGCGAATTGCAGGCCGTGACCGAAACCGTGCCGCCGGAGAGCCCATGGTGCTGGGCAACCCAGGTCGCTGACGCGCTCGTCGCGATGCAACACCTGGTGGCCGAGGCGATCGCCGCCGGTGCCGACGCGGTGGATGCCGACGCGCTGACCATCCAGATCCGCCGCTACCGTTCCGCCGCCCAGGTCGGGATCACCCAGACCGCCGATCGAGTGGATGCGCTGGCGTGCAAGCACAACGCACTCGCCCGCAGACTGATCAACCGGCAAGACGACTACCTCCGCTTCACCACCGACTGGCGGATCCCCGCCGACAACAACGGCTCCGAACGTGACATTCGCATGATCAAGCTGCGGCAGAAGATCTCCGGCTGCCTCCGTACCCTCGCCGGAGCCGGGCAGTTCTGCGCCATACGCAGCTACCTATCCACCGCAGCCAAACACGGCCACCACTTCTTCGACACCCTCGTCACACTCGCCGAGGGAAACCCCTGGCTGCCCGCAATTCCATGA
- a CDS encoding MFS transporter: MTGARLNQRTGTALLGVGIVSLEFAAAVTNFVASTLLPVVSTALGARNSLALLIAGSTLGLFVALPLASRVLRLLGTNGTLGTGILAYIGGLVLAATAQTAWIFAVGQFANGLASGLLAVFGISSAIRHLSEQLRMRVVAASSAMWILPALVGPAATLGLEHLVGWRWTLLVPVPFVLLGRLLVMRAVRDDPPDESEHRPLARTLLIPLGAASVVLSMGWWPLAIIGAVIALAGMITILPEGTARFRPETPAALGTMVLFAIGYFGADSLITVLLTSGLGISLGKAVIVLSAAPLGWGVTSLFATQFVSERSKHRFPAIGLGLAALGTAVLAVGLVVAIPFTMMVAAWAVGGIGIGLAYPVMYIRATTAGASGFTAVELATAVITAECTGQLLGRAIGGTLSSADSFNGLLASYVLFTVVLTAAAGTTRRRAITDSPRPSDI; this comes from the coding sequence ATGACTGGCGCCCGGTTGAACCAGCGGACCGGGACAGCGCTTCTCGGCGTGGGAATCGTCTCGCTCGAGTTTGCTGCTGCGGTAACCAATTTCGTCGCCTCCACGCTGCTACCCGTGGTATCCACTGCTCTGGGTGCGCGCAATAGCCTTGCCCTTTTGATCGCGGGGTCGACGCTGGGGTTGTTCGTGGCGCTACCGCTGGCGAGCCGGGTTCTCCGCCTGCTCGGCACCAACGGCACCCTGGGGACAGGAATCCTCGCCTACATTGGTGGGCTCGTCCTTGCTGCCACCGCGCAAACCGCGTGGATTTTTGCCGTGGGACAGTTCGCAAACGGGCTCGCCAGCGGGCTCCTGGCGGTGTTCGGCATCAGTTCCGCGATCCGGCACCTTAGCGAGCAACTGCGCATGCGCGTGGTGGCGGCGTCGTCGGCGATGTGGATCCTGCCCGCTCTGGTCGGTCCAGCCGCCACCCTGGGGCTGGAGCACCTCGTGGGCTGGCGTTGGACTCTGCTCGTCCCGGTGCCGTTCGTCCTCCTGGGACGACTCCTCGTGATGCGTGCCGTCCGTGACGACCCTCCAGACGAGTCCGAACACCGTCCGCTGGCGCGGACACTGTTGATCCCGTTGGGCGCCGCGAGTGTAGTGCTGAGCATGGGGTGGTGGCCGCTCGCGATCATCGGCGCCGTGATCGCACTGGCGGGAATGATCACGATCCTGCCCGAGGGAACGGCGCGCTTCCGGCCGGAAACCCCAGCCGCCCTCGGCACGATGGTCCTGTTCGCAATCGGCTACTTCGGCGCGGACAGCCTGATCACCGTGCTGCTGACGTCCGGCCTCGGGATAAGCCTCGGAAAGGCCGTGATCGTCCTGAGCGCAGCCCCGTTGGGCTGGGGCGTGACCAGCCTATTCGCCACCCAGTTCGTGTCGGAGCGCAGCAAGCACCGCTTTCCCGCCATCGGTCTGGGTCTAGCCGCCCTCGGAACGGCCGTGCTGGCCGTGGGGCTGGTCGTCGCCATACCGTTCACAATGATGGTCGCCGCTTGGGCTGTCGGCGGAATCGGCATCGGGCTGGCGTATCCGGTCATGTACATAAGGGCGACGACCGCAGGCGCGAGTGGCTTCACGGCGGTGGAACTCGCCACTGCGGTCATCACAGCCGAGTGCACCGGGCAGTTGCTGGGACGGGCGATCGGCGGCACCCTCAGCTCGGCCGACAGCTTCAATGGGCTGCTGGCCTCCTACGTGTTGTTCACGGTCGTGTTGACGGCTGCTGCGGGGACTACGCGCCGAAGGGCGATCACCGATAGTCCCCGCCCGTCTGACATCTGA
- a CDS encoding NADP-dependent oxidoreductase, which produces MKAITYTEFGGPEVLRLAEVDEPHAGPGQVRLKVVAAGVNPLDSKIRNGWRPQVTPPFPVIPGVEAAGVVDEVGEGVTGVAVGDEVLGWTVTGAYAEHALAVDFGPKPADLDWDLAAALPVAVETSVRVLDALGVGEGDTLLLHGAAGVSGAVGVQLAVARGATVIGTASPGNHDYLRSLGAIPVAYGAGLADRVREAAPQGIDAVYDAAGAGDLEVSIDLRGGTDRIITIADTKAAELGVTFSSPGALFGSRLGEYARLAADGKLTVRIAQSLPLEDAAKAQELSASGHAAGKLVLRP; this is translated from the coding sequence ATGAAGGCGATCACCTACACCGAGTTCGGCGGCCCGGAAGTCCTCCGCCTCGCAGAGGTCGACGAGCCGCACGCCGGACCCGGGCAGGTTCGGCTGAAGGTCGTGGCGGCAGGGGTCAACCCGCTCGACTCCAAGATCCGCAACGGGTGGAGGCCGCAGGTGACGCCGCCGTTCCCGGTGATCCCCGGCGTGGAGGCGGCCGGCGTCGTCGACGAGGTCGGCGAAGGCGTGACCGGCGTCGCGGTGGGTGACGAGGTCCTGGGCTGGACCGTCACCGGCGCGTACGCCGAGCACGCGCTGGCCGTCGACTTCGGCCCGAAGCCCGCGGACCTCGACTGGGACCTCGCCGCGGCGCTGCCCGTCGCCGTCGAGACCTCGGTCCGCGTGCTCGACGCCCTCGGCGTCGGGGAAGGCGACACGCTCCTGCTGCACGGAGCCGCGGGTGTGTCCGGCGCCGTCGGTGTTCAGCTCGCGGTCGCCCGCGGCGCCACGGTCATCGGCACCGCCTCCCCCGGCAACCACGACTACCTGCGCTCGCTGGGCGCGATCCCGGTCGCCTACGGCGCCGGCCTCGCCGACCGGGTCCGCGAGGCCGCACCGCAGGGCATCGACGCCGTGTACGACGCCGCGGGGGCGGGCGACCTGGAGGTGTCGATCGACCTGCGCGGCGGCACCGACCGGATCATCACCATCGCAGATACGAAGGCCGCCGAGCTGGGCGTCACCTTCTCCAGCCCCGGCGCCCTGTTCGGTTCCCGTCTCGGCGAGTACGCCCGCCTCGCAGCCGACGGCAAGCTCACGGTGCGCATCGCGCAGAGCCTTCCGCTGGAGGACGCTGCGAAGGCGCAGGAGCTGAGCGCGAGCGGTCACGCCGCCGGGAAGCTCGTCCTGCGGCCGTAG
- a CDS encoding NmrA/HSCARG family protein: MSRQIKLEDAAPASSSPTATQTIGTIAVFGATGQQGGAVVDALLDHQAPVRALVRNPQSDRAQALAARGVELAAIRTDDPASLAAALTAVEAFYFMTPAADNLEEVETEIRIGTALVDAAVAARVPHVVFNSAFGADRESGVPHHDSKHSIEEHLRKSGLRAAMVRPAPFMEVMAPSLEHGEIVLRLPLPEDVAVKMISVRDIGRVAAALLLDTAEAPGGAVELVGDELTGPQIAAAFGARAGLPARYEALPLSVLPSDLDRAMFRQFAKAAEHPSDLAVVRAIEPATLDLAEWIRSTGWTAPANVAGS; encoded by the coding sequence ATGTCACGACAGATCAAGCTCGAGGACGCCGCGCCCGCGTCGTCCTCCCCCACCGCCACACAGACGATCGGCACGATCGCAGTCTTCGGCGCGACGGGGCAACAGGGCGGGGCGGTGGTCGACGCGCTGCTGGACCACCAGGCCCCGGTGCGGGCCCTGGTCCGCAACCCGCAGTCCGACCGGGCTCAGGCGCTGGCCGCCCGCGGTGTCGAGCTGGCGGCCATTCGGACCGACGACCCGGCGTCGTTGGCCGCCGCGCTGACGGCGGTCGAGGCGTTCTACTTCATGACCCCGGCGGCGGACAACCTCGAAGAGGTCGAGACGGAGATCCGCATCGGCACCGCGCTCGTCGACGCGGCGGTCGCGGCACGCGTCCCGCACGTCGTGTTCAACTCGGCCTTCGGCGCGGACCGGGAGTCGGGTGTGCCGCACCACGACTCGAAGCACTCGATCGAGGAGCACCTGAGGAAGTCCGGCCTCAGGGCCGCGATGGTTCGCCCGGCCCCCTTCATGGAGGTGATGGCACCGAGCCTGGAGCACGGAGAGATCGTGCTGAGGCTGCCGCTGCCGGAGGACGTCGCCGTGAAGATGATCTCGGTCAGGGACATCGGCCGGGTCGCCGCCGCGCTCCTGCTCGACACCGCGGAGGCACCTGGCGGAGCCGTTGAGCTCGTCGGCGACGAGCTGACGGGCCCTCAGATCGCCGCGGCGTTCGGCGCGCGCGCCGGGCTCCCGGCACGGTACGAGGCCCTCCCGTTGAGCGTGCTTCCCAGCGACCTCGACAGGGCGATGTTCCGCCAGTTCGCGAAGGCGGCGGAACACCCGTCGGATCTTGCGGTGGTGCGGGCGATCGAGCCGGCCACCCTCGACCTGGCCGAGTGGATCCGATCCACTGGCTGGACCGCGCCCGCAAACGTGGCTGGCTCCTGA
- a CDS encoding AraC family ligand binding domain-containing protein — MSDPSGEPSFCTDDAPLSAPLAHGADVAAHFHDHGQLRYAARGALVTATQVGTWVAPASRIMWVPPFAVHSSKAYGETDIRVLSLPVTLTGQLPAEPSVFVASALLREAYLALMSEGEPLESPRARLLIDVVLAELARAAQEPLRPAAHPTGADRAQRRCLGHRHGDPAGLVGPQQLHRRLHRAGRSDTRPLSLVGSVLPQLPWVRGWRGSRSSRRNIGGSPMVPEPTLEG, encoded by the coding sequence GTGTCCGACCCCAGCGGCGAGCCGAGCTTCTGCACCGACGATGCGCCGTTGTCGGCGCCGCTGGCCCATGGCGCCGACGTGGCCGCGCACTTCCACGACCACGGCCAGCTCCGCTACGCCGCACGTGGGGCCCTGGTCACAGCCACCCAGGTGGGCACCTGGGTGGCGCCGGCCAGCCGGATCATGTGGGTGCCGCCCTTCGCGGTGCACAGCAGCAAGGCGTACGGCGAGACGGACATCCGGGTGCTGTCGCTGCCCGTGACGCTGACCGGACAGCTGCCGGCCGAGCCGTCGGTCTTCGTGGCGAGCGCGTTGCTGCGCGAGGCCTATCTGGCGCTGATGAGCGAGGGCGAGCCGCTGGAGAGCCCCCGTGCGCGACTGCTGATCGACGTCGTACTCGCCGAGCTCGCCCGCGCCGCACAGGAGCCGCTGCGCCCTGCTGCGCACCCAACGGGCGCTGATCGAGCTCAGCGACGGTGCCTCGGTCACCGACACGGCGATCCGGCTGGGCTGGTCGGACCCCAGCAGCTTCATCGACGCCTTCACCGAGCTGGTCGGTCAGACACCCGGCCGCTATCGCTCGTCGGCTCGGTCCTCCCGCAGCTCCCATGGGTGAGAGGTTGGCGGGGTAGCCGTAGTTCCCGGCGGAACATCGGAGGCAGCCCAATGGTGCCGGAGCCCACGCTGGAAGGGTGA